Proteins encoded together in one Triticum urartu cultivar G1812 unplaced genomic scaffold, Tu2.1 TuUngrouped_contig_4389, whole genome shotgun sequence window:
- the LOC125527746 gene encoding NADH-ubiquinone oxidoreductase 20.9 kDa subunit-like: MNTDITASVKPEYPVVDRNPAFTKVVGNFSALDYMRLSTISAVSVTVGYLSGIKPGIRGPSMVTGGLIGVLGGFMYAYQNSAGRLMGFFPNESEVARYKYKL; the protein is encoded by the exons ATGAACACCGACATCACCGCGTCAGTGAAGCCGGAGTACCCGGTGGTGGATCGGAACCCGGCCTTCACCAAGGTCGTCGGCAACTTCTCCGCGCTCGACTACATGCGCCTCTCCACCATCTCCGCCGTCTCCGTCACCGTCGGCTACCTCTCCG GGATCAAGCCGGGGATCCGCGGGCCGTCGATGGTGACGGGGGGCCTCATCGGGGTCCTGGGAGGGTTCATGTACGCCTACCAGAACTCCGCCGGACGCCTCATGGGGTTCTTCCCCAACGAATCCGAGGTCGCGCGCTACAAGTACAAGCTGTAG